CGATGCGTAAACTTCGTGTCGCCAGCGATTGGATCCTTAACGGCCTGTTCGCTCAAAATGTCGCGCGTTTGCCCTGGATTTCCGACCGCTTGACGGCCGAGGAGAACCATGCTCCTGAAGGATAAGATCGCCATCGTTACCGGCGGCGATACCGGGATCGGCAAGGCCATCTCGCTCGCTATGGCGCGCGAAGGCGCTTCGGTGGTCATCGACTACCATGGTGACGCCGCGCCGGCCAATGCGCTCCTGGAGGAAGTCCACAACCTTGGTGCGCGCGCGATCGCAGTCGAAGCGAACGTGGCGGATCCAGAAGATGTCGAATCGCTGATCGCGGGCGCGGTCAACGCCTGGGGCGGCCTCGACATCTTGGTGAACAACGCTGGAATCGAAGAAAAGCGCCCGTTTCTCGAAACGCCGTTCGAATTGTTCCGAAAAATCATCGACGTCAATTTGGGTGGCGTGTGGCTGTGCACGCAAGCCGCCGCCAAGCAGATGGTGAAGCAAAAACGCGGGGGACGCATCGTTAATATCTCGTCGATTCACGAGGAGCTTGCGATGCCGACCAATGCGCCATATTGCGCGTCGAAAGGCGGCATACGTATGCTGATGCGCACGGTCGCGCTCGAACTTGCAAAGGAACATATTACGGTGAACGACGTTGCGCCGGGCGCTGTCGATACGCCGATGGACGCCGGCCTCAAAGCAAACAAAAAACAATACGAAGCGCTATTGGGAGAAATTCCACTCGGACGGATGGCAAAGCCCGAGGAAGTCGCCGGAATCGTCGTATTTCTTGCCTCCGAAGCGGCGGCGTATATAACCGGCGCTACCTACGCGATCGACGGCGGAATGACGAAACACGCGGGCAGCCTTTGACGCAAAACGCGCGCTTGAGCGAGGTCGTCGGCGCTGGACAACATGGTTCGTTCTACGATCTCGCGGACACACAAGTCGCCGCCGGCAGCACACTTGGCGGTCCCAAATGCGTGTGCATCATCAAGGGAACCGGCGCGATCGAAAAAATCTATTCAAGCGATTACGGGAAAACGCTGATGGGGACGTTAGTTCCGCATCACTGGGATGAGACTACCGGGATTCCGCTCACCGCCTTGCCGGGCACGTTTCGCATCCACCCCGAGCATCAAGAGCACGCCTTTCGGCTTGCGAACGGCATAAGCGTTCACGAAGACATCTTTGTGCTCAGTACCAAACCGCGGGGCGATCGGGTCGATCCACCCGCCGTGTACTTCACGATGACCCTCTCGAATCCGACGGATGTCACGCGAACGATCGGCACGTACGCGTTTTCGCAGCTGCGCGGTGAAACGGGGCACGACGTCGAGACAGCATTCGACAAACGGCGCAACGCGATCGTCGCATGGAATAGCTCCGATCCCTCGTTCGCTCGCGTCATCACGTGCTCCGAGAGCGTGACGAGTTGGGAAACGACCATGGACCACGGCAAAGCTATCGCCCCGGAGTCGCCCGGCACGCTCGCCGGCGTCGCGCAAACGCCCGCGACCGATCCCCTCGGCGTTCTGCATCTGAGCCATACGCTCGAGCCGAACGATCGCGTGCAGTTTACCTTCATCGTCACATTCTCGCTCGAGGGCGCCAAACGCGCACTGTCCCTCATTCACACACTACCATCGGCGTCCGACGCGCTTTATCAAACGCGCGAGTACTATCACGAAATTCTCAATCGGTCGGTGGTGCTCACACCTGACCACGAAGTGAATGCCGGCGTGCTTTGGGCCAAGGCGAACATGCTGCGGACGATGCTGCTGGCTCCGACCGGGTGGTGCTTCGTCAACGACCCGAGCCGCTCGAACAACAGCGTGGGGCGTGACACAGCGTGGTTCGCGTTTGGCGCCGACTACGTTGTGCCCGAGTTCGCGGAAGCCTCGCTCCTATGGTACGCCGAGCATCTCGAAGCCAAAGGTTTGGTCGTCGAATATTACGATATTCGCACCGGCAAGACGGCGGATTACAAACTAAACATCAACGATAATACGCCACTCTTGATTCTTGCGCTATGGCATCATTTCAACACGACCGGTGAACGAGCATTCCTCGAACGTATTTATCCCAGCGCCGTCAAAGCGGCGAAATATATTCTTTCACAACGCAACGAGCAAGGCTTAGTGTGGTGTACCGCCGATGGTGTCTCCGATTGGGGCATCGTCGGATGGCGCAATGTGATTACCGACTACCGTCTCTCGGGCGCTACGACCGAAGTTAATTCGGAGTGTTATGCAGCGCTGCTAACGGTCTCGCATATGGCACGCGTCCTAGGCAAACATGCGGAGAGCGCTACGTTCAAAGCGGCGGCTGACGCGCTGCGGGCGGCAATTAACGAGCATCTGTTTGATCCGGAATCCGGTCTGTACTACCTCAACATCCAGCTGGACGGTACGGCGCGTACCGATGTTACCTCCGACCTCGTATTCCCGGTGATGTTTGGCGTAGCCGACGACGCGATTGCTGCGGGTATCATTGCGCGGTTGAGCGCGCGAGAGTTCTGGAGTGACGCCGGAATCCGAACCGTCCCACGCGATGCGGTCAATTACGGACCCACGCACGGCTACGGGCTATTGGGCGGCGTGTGGGTCGGCGTCGCGTTCTGGTATGCCTTCGCTGCGGCACGGTTCAATTCGGAGAACATGGCCTGGGCGCTCACGAACGGCTTCCGGCACTACGCGGAGGATCCGCGCCGTAACAATACCGTTCCCGGCCAGTTCTCCGAATGGCTGCACGGCGAGACGCTGGTGAATCAAGGCATGATGCTCTCACCTTGGTTTCCGCCGCGCTACCTGTGGGCCGCAATCGAAGGCGCAGCCGGTCTCGACGTCTCGGGAGGTACGCCAACAATCGTTGCGCGGCTTGCTGCGCAATGGAAGTGGACCGCCGTGCGCGATCTGTTGCTGTTCGGCGCTCGCATCACGTGGTTCATCGTGCGTGCTCCCGACGTGCAGTTGTATACGAATGCCACATTTCGTTGTCCCGGCACCTCGGCGAAGTATGAAACCGATATCTCCGCGTCGTTAACGCTCGAAGGCCAAGATGTAATTGCACTCGCGCTACGCGATCAAGACAATATCGTCGTTTTCGTAGGGAACACGTCGGGCCTGACGGTTACGGCCTCCATAGCCATCGCCGAGCTCCGCGGATCGTACGCCGCCCGGCAGTTCAACAGTCTGCGTGGCACGTGGGTCGATTCGGGAGCTGTGACGGCCGCGCAACTTAAGCGCGGGAGAGCAATTGAGTTGGAAAGCCAGGGATTTTGTTTGTTCGAACTTCGGCAAGACGTGTGATGCGGGGCTATCGACACCTAGGCGTCGGGTTCTGTATCGTGCTCGAGCAGCACGAACAGCGACGATCTCAAGGCAGAATAGCGCCGCGGACCCAGACGAGCTCGCGCGGCATGCTCGATGCCGGCAATCACGTCGAACGTTGCCGCCATCAGCTTGCGTCCCTTTCGCGTGAAGCGTACGACGATCGCCCGGCCGTCGCTTTCGTGCCGCGATCGCTCGAGATAACCAAACTCTTCCAGTTCCAACGCCATTTTGCTGATTGCTTGCTTCGGCAACAGCGCACGGCTCGCGATCTCCGTTACAGTGCTGCCTCGAAGTTCCAAATTTGCAAGGACCGCGGCGTGCGCGACTCGCGCTTCGGGAAAGCCGCGTGCGCGCAGCGCGGCGACGATGCGTTCGTTGACGGCCCGTGTGGAGCGCGTCAGCAACTGGCGCAGATTCAGGCTTCGGCGCGCTTCGAGTTCGCTGAACGTAGGCGACATCGTCGTATCTTCGTGGTCGGCCGTTGAATTTGTTGCAAGAACGCTCGCGGGCGGGGAGATTCGGCATCAGTCAGTTCACGACGACGCCCTGGCCGTTCGAGCTTGACCTGATCGAGTACCCGCGCGCCGGTGCCGCCTGGATCGAGATATGTGAGTTCAAGCTCGACCGGGCGGATTATGCGCCACAGCTCGAAGCTGTCGGGCGCGCCGGGCTGCACGTTTCATCCGTTCAGGCGACGGTCCACGCGGTATATCCTGACAGCCTTGCGCCCGCGCCGATCAATCCCGAATTCCGAGTGCGGCATATCGAGCGATCGATGGAGCGCATCGCGCCGTACGTCCCAAGCGGAACGCCCTTCGTCGTTATCAGCGGTGCAGCGCCGAATGGGGACAACGCGCGAGTGTACGCAACGCTTCTCGAGGTTCTGCCGCGGCTTGCCGATCGTGCCGCCCAACTTGGTGTGCGGCTGGCCTTCGAACCGCTCAATCCGGTGCTATTTCATACCGACACGGCAATCTGGGGACTCGATGCCGCCCTCGAGTTGGTCGAGCGCATCGATCACGACCAGCTCGGCATTTGTCTCGACACTTGGAACGTCTTCCAAACCCCCAATATTTTGGCGACCATCGAGCGTGCACGCGGGAAGATTTTTGTCGTGCAAATTAGCGACTGGCAACGGCCTCGCTCCAACGCCGACCGCCGAAATCTCGGCGAGGGCACGATACCTACGCG
This genomic stretch from Candidatus Baltobacteraceae bacterium harbors:
- a CDS encoding SDR family oxidoreductase; this encodes MLLKDKIAIVTGGDTGIGKAISLAMAREGASVVIDYHGDAAPANALLEEVHNLGARAIAVEANVADPEDVESLIAGAVNAWGGLDILVNNAGIEEKRPFLETPFELFRKIIDVNLGGVWLCTQAAAKQMVKQKRGGRIVNISSIHEELAMPTNAPYCASKGGIRMLMRTVALELAKEHITVNDVAPGAVDTPMDAGLKANKKQYEALLGEIPLGRMAKPEEVAGIVVFLASEAAAYITGATYAIDGGMTKHAGSL
- a CDS encoding MarR family transcriptional regulator, with product MSPTFSELEARRSLNLRQLLTRSTRAVNERIVAALRARGFPEARVAHAAVLANLELRGSTVTEIASRALLPKQAISKMALELEEFGYLERSRHESDGRAIVVRFTRKGRKLMAATFDVIAGIEHAARARLGPRRYSALRSSLFVLLEHDTEPDA
- a CDS encoding sugar phosphate isomerase/epimerase family protein, which produces MNLLQERSRAGRFGISQFTTTPWPFELDLIEYPRAGAAWIEICEFKLDRADYAPQLEAVGRAGLHVSSVQATVHAVYPDSLAPAPINPEFRVRHIERSMERIAPYVPSGTPFVVISGAAPNGDNARVYATLLEVLPRLADRAAQLGVRLAFEPLNPVLFHTDTAIWGLDAALELVERIDHDQLGICLDTWNVFQTPNILATIERARGKIFVVQISDWQRPRSNADRRNLGEGTIPTRELIVAVERAGYSGPYVLEIFSEESLPDSLWAGDIAAHLRRNRDAFTALAAEVLA